A segment of the Aridibaculum aurantiacum genome:
GCTGATTTTGAGCTGTTGAATTACATCCTAGAAAACCTACCAGTAGTATTGCTAATAATATCTTCATCTTTCTCCTGTTTTAGTTAAGCTCCTGTTTTCCTGGTTTTACACAAGACTAATATTATACCTGATGCTGGTATGAGGTGTGAAATGTGATGTTCGACTACAGATTACTAGGTACGAAGTACGATTGTTAAGCATTCAACAACAACCAATAACAGGTATCAACTAATAAGGATCAAGCGTCTTGGATCCATTATCAGCTAATCCTCCATAGCTCCTATCTTTACGCATGCACTTTTCTAATGTACAGATACCTCTGCACGAACTGCCGCAGGTGGAAGCGGCAGATTTTCAGCCGCTGGAAAAAGAATACCTGCAGGTGCAGCGGATAACTTATATCATTACTACCATCATTGTTTTGCTGGCTCTTACTGCAGCTATATTCTTTATTGATGATCTGCAGCAGTACGAGATCATTATTCCTGCTGCTGCACTATTTGTTATCATTACCATTGTTGGGTGGCTCGCAACCCGGTTAAATTATTCTTTTAGTGGCTATGCTATAAGGGAGCAGGATGTACTGTATAGAAGCGGATGGTTTACTCGCCGTACCCGTATTGTACCACTTAATCGTGTGCAGCACGTAAGTGTGCAGTCGGGGCCCATTGAAAGGAAGTATAAGCTAGCTTCTGTTTCTATTTATACTGCAGGTGCAGAACAAGCCGATTTCACTATAAAAGGAATCACAAACGAAACTGCTGTACAAGTAAAGGATTGGATCACCAACCAAATGCATGGAAGAGACAACACCCTTTGATCAACCCGATTTTGCTGTTCCGCAACGACAGTCGCCAGCCGCTATCATCATCATGATGCTTAGGGCAGCATTGGTTATGCTGAAGACATTCTGGCCTGCGTTGCTCGTAATACTTGTAAGGACAAATAAGGTAAGTGAAGCGCCTAAACTTCTAATTATGATTGGTGCTTTGGGTGTGCTTACTGTGGGGGTGGCTCTTATTCGTTATTTCTTCTACTACTTTCATGTGCACAACGATAATTTGGTTATCAGGACAGGCTGGATAAAAAAGAAGACGATGAGCATTCCGCTGAAGAGCATGCAGGCTGTGCACCTGGAGCAGAATGTATGGCAGCAGGTATTTGGCGTGGCCCGGGTGTCATTTGATAGTGCAGGCTCAGAAAAAGTGGAAGCAAAGATTGATGCGCTGCAAATGAAGAAAGCCGAACAGTTGAAACAGCTTTTGCTTTCGCATGCTGCCGGTGAACCAACAGCAGTTGAACAACAGGAGGTAGTACAAGCACCT
Coding sequences within it:
- a CDS encoding PH domain-containing protein — its product is MHFSNVQIPLHELPQVEAADFQPLEKEYLQVQRITYIITTIIVLLALTAAIFFIDDLQQYEIIIPAAALFVIITIVGWLATRLNYSFSGYAIREQDVLYRSGWFTRRTRIVPLNRVQHVSVQSGPIERKYKLASVSIYTAGAEQADFTIKGITNETAVQVKDWITNQMHGRDNTL